One window from the genome of Bradyrhizobium xenonodulans encodes:
- the pimC gene encoding pimeloyl-CoA dehydrogenase large subunit — MDIAFTKEERAFRDEVRQFLRDSVPPETRRKVIEGRGLSRDEMVTWTRILHKKGWAVPDWPREYGGTGWTPAQLYIFGEELQMYPVKGLPEFGTSLVGPVIHSFGTESQKKYYLPRIARGDDWWCQGFSEPGAGSDLASLKTRAVRDGDHYIVNGQKIWTSLAQHADWIFCLVRTNPDVKKQLGISFLLIDMKSPGITVRPIQLIDGSYEVNEVFFDNVRVPAENLVGEENKGWDYAKFLLGNERFNIATIGSSKERVRRIKTLAALCRVGDERLIDQIAFREKVAALEVRLKALEMTQLRAVANASKRQSVTQDPASAILKIKASEVQQTTAELLMDVVGPYAQPYLSDEDIQTHNGPSIGPDWAALIAPAYFNVRKVSIYGGSDEIQKNIIAKAILNL, encoded by the coding sequence ATGGATATCGCGTTCACGAAGGAAGAGCGGGCGTTCCGCGACGAAGTGCGTCAATTTCTGCGCGACAGCGTCCCCCCCGAGACGCGCCGCAAAGTTATCGAGGGCCGTGGTCTGTCCAGAGACGAGATGGTCACTTGGACCCGTATTCTGCACAAGAAGGGTTGGGCCGTGCCTGACTGGCCTAGAGAATATGGCGGAACCGGCTGGACGCCGGCCCAGCTGTATATCTTCGGTGAAGAGTTGCAAATGTATCCAGTGAAGGGGTTGCCCGAGTTCGGTACGTCCTTGGTGGGTCCCGTGATCCATAGCTTCGGCACAGAGTCGCAAAAGAAGTATTACCTACCGCGTATTGCAAGAGGAGACGATTGGTGGTGCCAGGGCTTCTCAGAGCCTGGTGCGGGGTCTGACCTAGCCTCGCTCAAGACGCGGGCTGTGCGGGATGGCGATCACTACATCGTTAACGGCCAGAAGATATGGACGTCTCTCGCCCAGCATGCCGACTGGATTTTCTGCCTGGTCAGGACCAATCCGGATGTCAAGAAACAGTTGGGTATCTCCTTCCTGCTGATCGACATGAAGTCGCCCGGAATTACCGTGCGCCCAATCCAGTTGATCGATGGCAGCTACGAAGTGAACGAAGTCTTTTTCGACAACGTGCGCGTCCCCGCCGAGAACCTCGTTGGCGAGGAAAACAAGGGCTGGGACTACGCCAAGTTCCTTCTCGGCAATGAACGTTTCAACATCGCCACCATCGGTTCTTCCAAAGAGCGTGTCCGGCGCATCAAGACGCTTGCCGCGCTGTGCCGTGTCGGAGACGAGCGGTTGATTGACCAGATCGCCTTCCGGGAAAAGGTCGCGGCCCTTGAGGTTCGCCTAAAGGCATTGGAGATGACGCAGCTTCGGGCGGTCGCTAACGCATCCAAACGTCAGAGTGTCACCCAAGACCCTGCGAGCGCTATCCTGAAAATTAAGGCCTCGGAGGTCCAGCAGACGACAGCGGAGCTTCTGATGGACGTCGTCGGCCCCTATGCACAGCCCTACTTGTCGGATGAGGATATCCAAACCCATAACGGCCCGTCGATTGGTCCGGATTGGGCCGCACTTATCGCGCCCGCCTATTTCAATGTCCGAAAGGTCTCAATTTACGGCGGCTCTGACGAAATCCAAAAGAACATCATCGCCAAGGCGATTCTCAACCTCTGA
- a CDS encoding Zn-ribbon domain-containing OB-fold protein encodes MNGTDFIAHSPETKPFWDAAARGRFVLPRCRQCDRTHWYPRGICPHCLSKALDWQESPGEGEIHSFSVNRMGDQPYVLAYVALTKGPIMLTNIVDADPDTLSIGAKVKVVFKPSPEQAPVPLFVLR; translated from the coding sequence ATGAACGGCACAGACTTCATCGCACACAGTCCAGAGACAAAACCGTTCTGGGATGCAGCTGCTCGTGGACGTTTCGTACTGCCGCGATGCCGGCAATGCGACAGAACCCATTGGTATCCACGAGGAATCTGCCCGCACTGTCTGTCGAAGGCACTCGATTGGCAGGAGTCTCCAGGCGAAGGCGAAATTCACTCGTTCTCTGTAAACCGCATGGGGGACCAGCCCTATGTGCTAGCCTATGTAGCGCTCACCAAGGGGCCGATCATGCTGACTAATATAGTAGATGCTGATCCGGACACATTGTCGATCGGCGCGAAAGTCAAGGTAGTATTCAAGCCCTCCCCTGAGCAAGCCCCGGTGCCGCTCTTCGTTTTGCGCTAA
- a CDS encoding 3-hydroxyacyl-CoA dehydrogenase NAD-binding domain-containing protein produces the protein MAEVVKLERHDVVATITVDYPPVNALSAAVRGGILRCMNVAIADPEVKAIVLTCAGRTFIAGADITEFGKPPQPPTWDEFMAVIEDSPKPVVAAIHGNALGGGLEVALACHFRVATKNAKLGLPEVKLGLLPGGGGTQRLPRAVGPELAVKMIVGGDPITARDALKSGLIADIVESAPAGGQVFARKVLTERLPVGKLRDDDSKLAAVKADRSIFTNAVASMTRRARGLEAPFAAAEAVGAAIDLPFEDGLKKELEGFNKLLGSDQSRAQRYAFFAERAANKLEGLPEGTGPRQIERVAVVGAGTMGGGIAMSFANAGVPVTLIESTEEQLKRGLSTIRRTWETSAARGSIPADAPAKRMALINAAVGLSNVKDADLVIEAVFETMAVKKEVFAQLDKCAKKGAVLASNTSYLDIDEIASVTNRPQDVLGMHFFSPANVMKLCEIVRGPRTAPDAMMTAVSIARQIGKAPVVVGLCHGFVANRMYDPAFKQADGLLFEGALPDQIDAVLTKFGMPMGPFVMGDMAGLDIGWLSRKDRGVKSEISDALCEAGRFGLKAGKGWYKYEAGSRAPIPDPDVERLIDETLARLSRKRRAISDEEILERMLYSIVNEGARILEEGIAARPSDIDVVWLYGFGWPVYRGGPMYWADQVGLKHIADRLVFHAKQTNDPSLEPASLLKRLVVEGKLFASLA, from the coding sequence ATGGCTGAGGTTGTGAAACTCGAACGTCATGATGTCGTCGCCACCATCACGGTCGACTATCCTCCCGTGAATGCGCTGAGTGCTGCGGTCCGCGGCGGTATCTTGAGATGCATGAACGTAGCGATCGCCGATCCGGAGGTGAAGGCGATCGTTCTGACCTGCGCCGGCCGCACATTCATCGCGGGAGCGGATATCACCGAATTTGGCAAGCCGCCACAGCCACCGACATGGGACGAGTTCATGGCGGTCATTGAGGACTCACCGAAGCCCGTTGTCGCTGCCATCCACGGCAATGCCCTCGGGGGAGGGTTGGAAGTCGCGTTGGCTTGCCACTTCCGCGTCGCGACCAAGAACGCCAAACTCGGTTTACCCGAGGTCAAGCTGGGCCTTCTGCCTGGCGGTGGCGGAACGCAACGTCTCCCTCGCGCCGTTGGGCCAGAGCTTGCGGTAAAGATGATCGTGGGGGGTGATCCGATCACTGCGCGAGATGCACTGAAAAGTGGCTTGATCGCGGACATCGTGGAAAGTGCGCCGGCTGGCGGGCAAGTCTTCGCCCGCAAGGTTCTGACCGAGCGGCTGCCAGTAGGCAAACTCCGCGACGACGATTCAAAGCTCGCCGCGGTAAAGGCCGACCGCTCGATTTTCACCAATGCAGTTGCCTCAATGACGAGGCGGGCGCGCGGGCTGGAAGCGCCGTTCGCGGCGGCCGAGGCCGTTGGCGCCGCGATCGACCTACCGTTCGAAGACGGGCTCAAAAAAGAACTCGAAGGCTTCAACAAGCTGCTCGGAAGCGATCAGTCCAGGGCGCAACGCTACGCGTTCTTCGCCGAGCGCGCTGCCAACAAACTTGAAGGGCTTCCCGAAGGGACGGGGCCACGACAGATTGAACGTGTGGCGGTCGTCGGGGCTGGCACCATGGGAGGCGGCATCGCGATGTCCTTCGCAAATGCCGGCGTTCCTGTGACCCTGATTGAGAGCACGGAAGAACAACTCAAGCGTGGCTTGAGCACGATTCGGAGGACGTGGGAAACGTCGGCCGCGCGTGGCAGCATCCCCGCGGACGCTCCCGCCAAACGCATGGCCCTGATCAACGCGGCGGTAGGCCTCAGCAATGTGAAGGATGCAGACCTTGTCATCGAAGCGGTCTTCGAGACGATGGCCGTCAAGAAAGAGGTGTTCGCCCAACTCGACAAATGCGCCAAAAAGGGCGCGGTCCTCGCCTCTAACACCAGCTACCTGGACATCGACGAGATCGCATCGGTCACCAACCGGCCGCAGGACGTACTTGGCATGCACTTCTTCTCGCCTGCCAATGTGATGAAGTTGTGCGAGATCGTGCGCGGACCACGAACCGCACCGGACGCGATGATGACCGCGGTTTCGATTGCCCGCCAGATCGGCAAGGCGCCGGTCGTCGTCGGCCTTTGCCATGGGTTCGTCGCCAATCGCATGTACGATCCCGCTTTCAAGCAGGCAGATGGACTATTGTTCGAGGGTGCGTTGCCGGATCAGATCGATGCGGTTCTGACCAAATTCGGCATGCCGATGGGGCCGTTCGTGATGGGCGATATGGCCGGCTTGGATATTGGCTGGCTTTCGCGCAAAGATCGGGGCGTCAAATCCGAGATCTCCGATGCCCTCTGCGAGGCAGGCCGCTTTGGGCTGAAGGCCGGCAAGGGCTGGTACAAGTATGAGGCCGGCTCTCGCGCGCCAATTCCGGACCCGGACGTCGAGAGACTGATCGACGAGACGCTCGCCCGCCTCAGTCGCAAGCGCCGAGCCATCAGCGACGAAGAAATCCTCGAGCGCATGCTGTACTCGATCGTCAATGAGGGCGCGCGCATCCTTGAAGAAGGGATTGCAGCCAGGCCGAGCGACATCGACGTGGTGTGGCTCTACGGCTTTGGCTGGCCGGTTTATCGGGGCGGCCCAATGTATTGGGCCGACCAAGTCGGTCTGAAGCATATCGCCGACCGCCTCGTGTTCCATGCAAAGCAGACCAACGATCCCTCACTTGAACCGGCATCGCTCCTCAAGCGGTTGGTCGTGGAAGGCAAACTCTTCGCCTCGCTCGCGTAG
- a CDS encoding ABC transporter substrate-binding protein produces MRTSLMIASSVAVIGLTAGVFAATTPALADDQLTVTAGGGSFQQVLRKLIFDPFSKTSGIKITEAEYDYSNAKIRAMVETKTVSWDVVYAGDSGTRQMCAEGLIETIDWKKLGLDRTKFEGAEYSDCGVPAGIAASVVTYDKEKLPNGPKTIADFFDLKKFPGKRGLPKTPQVTVEWALIADGVPIRDVYKVLNTPEGIDRAFKKLDTIKKDIVWWTSGAQPIQLLADGQVVMTDAWNTRIYDAVKNSGKHFEMVWDGAVTNGNAWVIPKGTPRLDNAYKFVALAGSSQTQADLATYTSQGPGNREALALIDPAVRPNIPNNHSGSALPSDLSFWSEKGDELRQRFNAWLAK; encoded by the coding sequence ATGAGAACGTCACTGATGATCGCGAGCAGCGTGGCCGTCATCGGCCTGACGGCGGGCGTGTTCGCAGCAACAACGCCGGCCCTTGCAGACGACCAGCTCACGGTCACCGCTGGGGGCGGGTCCTTCCAGCAGGTCCTGCGCAAACTTATCTTCGACCCATTCTCGAAAACGAGCGGGATCAAGATCACGGAAGCCGAGTACGACTACAGCAACGCCAAGATTCGCGCCATGGTCGAAACCAAGACCGTGAGCTGGGACGTGGTCTACGCTGGCGACTCAGGCACCCGGCAAATGTGCGCGGAGGGTCTAATCGAGACCATCGACTGGAAGAAGCTCGGCCTTGACCGGACCAAGTTCGAGGGGGCCGAATACAGCGACTGCGGGGTGCCGGCCGGCATCGCCGCCTCCGTCGTTACCTATGACAAAGAGAAGCTTCCGAATGGCCCAAAAACGATCGCCGATTTTTTCGATCTGAAGAAATTCCCCGGCAAGAGGGGACTACCTAAGACACCTCAGGTTACTGTCGAATGGGCATTGATCGCCGACGGCGTGCCTATCAGGGACGTCTACAAGGTGCTCAATACGCCAGAGGGAATTGATCGCGCTTTCAAAAAGCTCGACACGATCAAGAAGGACATCGTCTGGTGGACGTCCGGCGCTCAGCCTATACAGCTTCTCGCCGATGGCCAGGTGGTCATGACCGATGCTTGGAACACCCGAATCTATGATGCGGTCAAGAACTCCGGCAAGCATTTTGAAATGGTGTGGGACGGCGCGGTAACGAATGGGAACGCTTGGGTGATTCCCAAAGGCACGCCGCGATTGGACAACGCTTATAAATTTGTGGCTTTAGCTGGTTCGTCGCAGACGCAAGCTGACCTAGCTACCTATACCAGCCAAGGACCGGGCAACAGGGAAGCCCTCGCACTCATCGATCCGGCCGTTCGTCCCAACATTCCGAATAATCATTCGGGTAGTGCTCTGCCGAGCGACTTAAGCTTTTGGAGTGAGAAGGGTGATGAGTTGCGCCAGCGGTTTAACGCCTGGCTCGCGAAGTAA
- a CDS encoding ABC transporter permease, which translates to MSTTAIQIGSTFEGMPLRLKLKRIERRQKFKALILVLPLLLFILVAFVLPIGRMLFNAIHDDTLLTLAPHTMTALRGWDGKDLPGEAVYAALAGDLKKSWAQKTAASIGKRINYELPGSLSEVISSARKASVLPAGPYKEALIKISPLWGRHDVWSLLKRGTSAYTGYYLLRSVDYEYGPDSQIVASPPENRIFRDVFLRTLGISIGVTAITLLLGFPVAYLLATLPRKSSNLLMILVVLPFWTSVLIRTTAWVVLLQQHGVVNDTLMALHVISQPAELIYNRIGTIVAMTHIQLPITLLPIYSVMRTISPSYVRAARSLGAGPFYAFWKVYWPLTLPGIAAGCLMTFILCLGYYITPALVGGPADQMISSFVAHYTNEELNWGMASALGAILLTVTLLLYYSFSKLVGVDRVKMG; encoded by the coding sequence ATGTCGACAACGGCCATCCAAATTGGCAGTACCTTCGAAGGCATGCCTCTGCGTCTCAAGCTCAAACGGATCGAGCGACGGCAGAAGTTCAAGGCTCTCATTCTCGTCCTTCCGCTGCTGCTGTTCATACTGGTCGCCTTCGTTCTTCCGATTGGGCGGATGCTCTTCAACGCCATCCACGACGATACACTCTTGACTCTGGCGCCCCACACAATGACGGCGCTAAGAGGTTGGGATGGCAAGGACCTGCCGGGCGAGGCCGTGTATGCCGCCCTGGCGGGGGACCTCAAAAAATCTTGGGCCCAGAAGACGGCGGCCTCTATCGGCAAGCGCATAAACTATGAATTGCCCGGATCTCTTAGCGAGGTGATATCGAGCGCGCGCAAAGCGAGCGTGCTTCCCGCCGGGCCCTACAAAGAGGCACTGATCAAAATCAGTCCGCTCTGGGGCCGGCACGACGTTTGGAGCCTCCTAAAGCGTGGAACGTCGGCCTATACGGGCTATTACCTCCTGCGTTCTGTCGATTACGAGTATGGCCCGGACAGCCAGATTGTCGCCTCACCGCCGGAAAACAGAATCTTTCGGGACGTTTTCTTGCGCACGCTTGGCATCAGCATCGGCGTAACCGCCATAACGCTGCTGCTCGGTTTTCCTGTGGCTTATCTTCTGGCGACATTGCCACGAAAGTCCAGCAATCTTCTGATGATCTTGGTCGTGCTGCCGTTCTGGACATCAGTGCTGATACGGACCACCGCCTGGGTCGTGCTGCTGCAACAGCACGGCGTCGTCAATGACACGTTGATGGCGCTGCATGTCATCTCGCAACCGGCCGAACTCATCTACAATAGGATAGGGACTATCGTGGCAATGACTCATATTCAGCTGCCCATAACTCTCTTGCCGATCTACAGCGTTATGCGAACGATCTCACCAAGCTATGTACGCGCCGCTCGCTCGCTCGGCGCTGGACCGTTCTACGCTTTTTGGAAGGTCTACTGGCCGCTAACCCTGCCGGGCATCGCCGCCGGCTGCCTCATGACCTTCATTCTGTGCCTCGGTTACTACATAACCCCGGCGCTAGTCGGGGGCCCGGCTGACCAAATGATCAGCTCCTTTGTAGCCCACTACACGAATGAGGAACTTAATTGGGGCATGGCCTCGGCGCTTGGCGCCATCCTGCTCACTGTGACCTTGCTACTCTACTATTCTTTCAGCAAGCTGGTCGGCGTAGACCGGGTCAAGATGGGATGA
- a CDS encoding thiolase domain-containing protein: MIRDEQAYIVGAYEHPTRKAPDKSVVQLHAECAAGALADAGLTKDDVDGYFSAGDEPGFRPVSMVDYLNLKVRHCDFTDIGGSAPLQHISHAAQAIAAGKCKVALVTLAGRPRSAPINFHPDVTQPDLLWERPLRQSLLDIYALCARRHMHEYGTTSEQLAWIKVAASHHAQHNPHAMLRKVVTTQDVLASPMVSDPLHRLDCCVISDGGGAVVVTRPEIAKSLNRPRVKVIGAGEGIQGQSAGGVELTASAARQSGAIAFAEAGVNPDDIRYASIYDSFTITVLIALEDLGFCEKGQGGRFVADGNLISGVGRLPFNTDGGGLCSNHPAMRGGITKVIEAVRQLRGEAHPAVQVKDCALALAHGTGWLMGTRHSSATLIMERE; the protein is encoded by the coding sequence ATGATTCGCGATGAACAAGCCTATATCGTCGGTGCGTATGAACATCCTACGCGTAAAGCGCCCGACAAGTCAGTCGTGCAGCTTCACGCCGAATGTGCCGCTGGCGCACTGGCCGACGCTGGGTTGACCAAAGACGACGTCGACGGCTACTTTTCGGCCGGCGATGAACCCGGATTCCGCCCCGTCTCAATGGTCGACTATTTAAATCTCAAGGTGCGCCATTGTGACTTCACCGATATTGGTGGTTCCGCACCTTTGCAGCACATTTCTCACGCGGCCCAAGCTATTGCGGCTGGCAAATGCAAAGTGGCCCTGGTCACGTTGGCCGGACGGCCTCGAAGCGCACCGATCAATTTCCACCCGGACGTCACTCAGCCGGATTTGTTGTGGGAACGCCCACTTCGGCAAAGCCTGCTGGATATCTACGCCCTCTGTGCGCGCCGTCACATGCATGAGTACGGAACCACCAGCGAGCAGTTGGCGTGGATCAAAGTCGCCGCTTCTCACCATGCGCAGCACAATCCGCATGCTATGCTCCGCAAAGTGGTCACCACTCAAGATGTGCTAGCGTCTCCAATGGTGTCTGACCCTCTGCACCGACTTGACTGTTGTGTCATTTCGGATGGCGGCGGAGCCGTTGTGGTGACACGCCCAGAGATCGCCAAGAGCCTCAATCGACCGCGGGTCAAGGTGATCGGGGCGGGCGAGGGCATTCAGGGACAGTCGGCCGGTGGGGTCGAACTTACTGCTTCGGCGGCCAGGCAGTCAGGTGCCATTGCATTTGCTGAGGCCGGTGTGAACCCGGACGACATCCGCTACGCTTCGATTTACGACAGCTTCACCATCACCGTCCTGATCGCCTTGGAGGATCTGGGCTTCTGCGAAAAGGGACAGGGCGGGCGGTTTGTTGCTGATGGAAACCTGATATCGGGCGTCGGTCGGTTGCCCTTCAACACAGATGGTGGCGGTCTGTGCAGCAACCATCCCGCGATGCGGGGCGGAATCACGAAGGTGATCGAGGCCGTCCGCCAGTTGCGAGGGGAGGCCCATCCGGCCGTTCAGGTCAAGGATTGTGCGCTGGCGCTTGCGCATGGAACGGGCTGGTTGATGGGCACTCGCCACAGCAGTGCCACCCTCATCATGGAACGGGAGTAG
- a CDS encoding acyl-CoA dehydrogenase family protein, which produces MDFDLSEEQRLLKNSVERLMLEGYTFEHRRKYQTEKAGFSETMWTRYAELGLLALPFSEADGGFGGGAVEMMIVMEGLGQALILEPYFATIVLAGGILRHGASAAQKAKLIPAVADGRTKLAFAYAEPHSRYDLFHVETHAKEDGDGWLLSGAKGLVLHGDKADKIIVSARTAGEPREKDGIGLFLVDGEAPGLIRRGYRTQDGLHAAEVTLENVRVEAADVIGDPAGAFPVILRVADEAVAALCAEAVGCFAKMQSITLDYLKTRQQFGKTIGSFQVLQHRAVDMFVELEQSRSMAMYATMMVAEDDATERARSVSAAKVQIGQSAKAIGQQSIQLHGGVGMTMEYSVGHYFKRVTMIGTLFGNVDHHLRRLASLGGVISGQDNGTQSEVVSHG; this is translated from the coding sequence GTGGACTTTGATCTTTCCGAGGAGCAGCGGCTTCTCAAGAACAGCGTTGAGCGCCTGATGCTCGAAGGTTACACTTTCGAACATCGGCGTAAGTACCAGACCGAGAAGGCAGGCTTTAGCGAGACCATGTGGACGCGCTATGCCGAACTTGGACTTCTCGCGCTGCCATTTTCTGAGGCGGATGGCGGCTTCGGCGGCGGCGCGGTCGAGATGATGATCGTAATGGAGGGCTTGGGCCAGGCGCTGATCCTCGAGCCCTACTTTGCAACGATAGTGCTTGCTGGAGGCATCCTGCGCCACGGCGCAAGCGCAGCGCAGAAAGCTAAACTCATTCCGGCAGTTGCGGACGGGCGGACGAAGCTTGCCTTTGCATACGCTGAGCCACATTCGCGCTACGATCTATTTCACGTAGAGACGCATGCGAAGGAAGACGGCGACGGGTGGTTGCTGAGCGGAGCCAAAGGCCTCGTCCTCCATGGTGATAAGGCCGACAAGATCATTGTGTCGGCGAGAACCGCTGGAGAGCCGCGGGAAAAGGACGGAATCGGCCTTTTCCTCGTCGACGGCGAGGCGCCGGGCCTCATACGCCGCGGTTATCGAACCCAGGACGGTCTGCACGCGGCCGAAGTCACTCTTGAGAATGTGCGCGTTGAGGCCGCCGATGTGATTGGAGATCCCGCGGGCGCATTTCCCGTCATTCTGCGGGTTGCGGACGAGGCGGTCGCGGCTCTTTGCGCCGAAGCCGTCGGCTGCTTTGCAAAGATGCAATCGATCACGCTCGACTATCTGAAGACGCGCCAGCAATTTGGCAAGACCATTGGCTCGTTCCAAGTGCTTCAGCACCGGGCCGTCGATATGTTCGTCGAACTGGAACAGTCGCGCTCCATGGCGATGTACGCCACGATGATGGTAGCCGAAGATGATGCGACGGAGCGCGCTCGATCGGTCTCGGCGGCGAAAGTCCAAATCGGCCAGTCAGCGAAAGCGATCGGCCAGCAGTCGATTCAGTTGCATGGCGGCGTCGGCATGACAATGGAATACAGCGTTGGCCACTATTTCAAGCGTGTCACGATGATCGGCACGTTGTTTGGAAATGTCGACCATCACCTCCGACGGCTCGCATCGCTCGGAGGAGTGATTAGTGGCCAAGATAATGGAACACAAAGCGAGGTGGTGTCGCATGGCTGA
- a CDS encoding ABC transporter permease produces MAASVYTSPLEKGWYYLHRLLCGAVLLFLIAPILVVVPLSFNSVPFFTYPMAGLSLRWYEEFFLTDRWQGALHNSIFVAVCVTVLSTVLGTLAALGLSRPSFPWRTAVMSVLISPIIVPVVITAVGVYFFYADVGLLNTFAALILAHTTLATPFVIITVTATLAGFDHSLTRAAAGLGAPPVTAFFKVTLPLILPGMISGALFAFLTSFDEVVVALFVASPEQRTLPRVMFSGIREEISPTIIAAATVLILFSIAVLITVELLRRRSERLRGIRDL; encoded by the coding sequence ATGGCCGCCTCCGTCTATACCTCACCATTAGAAAAGGGCTGGTACTACCTGCACCGACTGCTCTGCGGGGCAGTGCTGCTGTTTCTAATCGCGCCGATCCTCGTGGTCGTCCCACTCTCATTCAATTCCGTTCCCTTCTTCACCTATCCAATGGCAGGGTTGTCCCTGCGATGGTATGAGGAGTTCTTCCTGACCGACCGGTGGCAGGGCGCACTTCACAACTCGATTTTTGTCGCCGTCTGCGTCACCGTTCTATCGACGGTGCTGGGTACGCTAGCCGCGCTCGGGCTCAGCCGGCCGAGCTTCCCCTGGCGCACGGCGGTGATGAGTGTGCTGATCTCGCCCATTATAGTCCCGGTTGTGATTACCGCGGTCGGCGTGTATTTTTTCTATGCCGATGTCGGATTGCTCAACACTTTTGCCGCGCTGATCCTTGCCCACACCACGCTGGCTACGCCCTTCGTCATCATCACCGTGACAGCAACGCTAGCGGGCTTCGACCACTCTCTGACCCGCGCAGCCGCAGGGCTCGGTGCGCCGCCGGTGACCGCGTTCTTCAAAGTTACACTGCCTCTCATACTTCCAGGCATGATCTCTGGAGCGCTCTTCGCCTTTCTCACCTCCTTCGACGAGGTGGTGGTCGCTCTTTTCGTCGCCAGTCCTGAACAGCGCACCTTGCCGAGGGTCATGTTTTCCGGCATCCGCGAGGAGATCAGTCCGACCATCATTGCTGCCGCCACGGTACTGATCCTGTTCTCTATCGCCGTGCTGATTACTGTCGAGTTGTTGCGGCGGCGCTCTGAGCGTCTGCGCGGGATTCGCGACCTCTGA
- a CDS encoding D-alanine--D-alanine ligase: protein MNMINVALLFGGGSLGHDFSVRVARSVYETLDKKRYNPILVGVARDGKWWLQENTKECPLHVESSGAQFAFLPGGGGKAIVHLSNSNDRICHVDVAFPIPPYACSSLLETLQVPFVGSRGPAPAICNDKQITKRILRDAGLPVARSLTVTGREEVKFQIAQEALCSRSLFVKPASLYNSIGVSKVACESDFQAAVDLAFSYDGKVLIEEYVQARELECAVLADVQRPSKLFCSWPSEIIAVEHLFFTAQAKLDERGVVLKTKAELEEAEADRVRALSCEAFRAIGCEALARVDFFMRPNGELLINEVGNAPDLGPSSLFSRMMEASGMPYNDLVHRLVEDALKRSERLSERGQSCDLR, encoded by the coding sequence ATGAACATGATAAACGTGGCACTATTGTTTGGGGGCGGATCTCTGGGGCACGATTTTTCAGTGCGTGTCGCTCGATCTGTCTACGAAACTTTAGACAAGAAACGTTACAACCCAATACTGGTCGGTGTCGCACGGGATGGCAAGTGGTGGCTACAGGAAAATACGAAGGAATGTCCCTTACACGTAGAATCTTCAGGTGCTCAATTTGCATTTCTCCCGGGAGGAGGCGGTAAAGCGATTGTCCACCTGTCGAACTCGAATGATAGAATATGTCACGTTGATGTAGCGTTTCCAATCCCACCCTATGCCTGCTCGAGCCTGCTGGAAACACTACAGGTCCCCTTTGTAGGATCGCGGGGACCTGCGCCCGCGATATGCAATGATAAGCAGATCACCAAACGAATATTGCGCGACGCAGGCCTTCCCGTCGCACGGTCTTTAACTGTGACAGGTCGGGAAGAGGTGAAGTTTCAGATTGCCCAAGAGGCGCTCTGCAGCCGCTCACTGTTTGTAAAGCCGGCAAGCCTTTACAATTCCATCGGCGTCAGCAAGGTAGCTTGCGAATCAGATTTTCAGGCTGCTGTCGATCTCGCGTTTAGTTATGACGGAAAAGTCTTAATTGAGGAGTACGTGCAGGCGCGCGAACTCGAGTGTGCGGTGCTAGCGGACGTCCAGCGACCAAGCAAATTATTTTGTTCATGGCCAAGCGAGATCATTGCTGTTGAGCACCTCTTCTTTACGGCTCAGGCTAAACTTGATGAGAGGGGAGTAGTGCTCAAAACAAAGGCAGAGCTTGAGGAAGCTGAGGCTGATCGAGTGCGAGCGTTATCTTGCGAAGCCTTTAGAGCGATCGGCTGTGAGGCGTTAGCACGGGTGGATTTTTTTATGCGGCCCAATGGAGAACTACTGATTAATGAGGTGGGTAATGCTCCTGATCTTGGTCCTTCCAGCTTGTTCTCGAGGATGATGGAGGCATCCGGTATGCCATACAATGACTTGGTACATAGGCTAGTGGAAGACGCGCTTAAGCGCTCTGAGCGTTTAAGCGAGCGAGGACAATCCTGTGACCTGAGGTAG